One genomic segment of Streptomyces sp. NBC_00239 includes these proteins:
- a CDS encoding RNA polymerase sigma-70 factor, with the protein MVGAFEEHRSLLTGVAYRMLGSVADAEDVVQEAWLRWAAADRGEVREIRAYLVRITTRLAIDRLRHLQSRRESYVGPWLPEPLATSYTSTPSDAAERAVLAESVSFAVLVVLESLSPLERAVFVLREAFGFSYAEIAGTLDRAEPAVRQLAARARKHVDARTPRYDVDPVQRQQLTEGFLAAAGGGDLAGLMALLAPDACLVGDSGGKSRAPLRIIASADKVGRFLIGAARKPVADMSYRMVELNGGPAVLVLSGGRPDTVFQADVRDGRIHCVYILRNPDKLASIAV; encoded by the coding sequence GTGGTCGGGGCGTTCGAAGAGCACCGTTCCCTCCTGACCGGCGTCGCCTACCGGATGCTCGGCAGCGTCGCCGACGCCGAGGACGTCGTGCAGGAGGCCTGGCTGCGCTGGGCCGCCGCCGACCGCGGCGAGGTCCGCGAGATCCGCGCCTACCTGGTACGGATCACCACCCGCCTGGCCATCGACCGCCTGCGGCACCTCCAGTCCCGGCGCGAGAGCTACGTCGGCCCCTGGCTGCCCGAACCGTTGGCCACCAGCTACACCTCCACCCCCTCCGACGCCGCCGAGCGCGCCGTCCTGGCGGAGTCCGTCTCCTTCGCGGTGCTGGTCGTCCTGGAATCGCTCTCCCCGCTGGAGCGGGCCGTCTTCGTGCTCCGCGAGGCCTTCGGATTCTCGTACGCGGAGATCGCCGGCACGCTGGACCGGGCCGAACCGGCCGTCCGCCAGCTCGCGGCCCGCGCCCGCAAACACGTCGACGCCCGCACACCGCGCTACGACGTGGACCCGGTGCAGCGGCAGCAGTTGACGGAAGGATTCCTCGCCGCGGCCGGCGGGGGAGACCTGGCGGGCCTGATGGCGTTGCTCGCGCCCGACGCGTGCCTGGTCGGGGACAGCGGCGGCAAGTCCCGCGCCCCGCTGCGGATCATCGCGAGCGCGGACAAGGTCGGCCGCTTCCTGATCGGCGCCGCGCGCAAGCCGGTCGCGGACATGTCGTACCGGATGGTGGAGCTCAACGGCGGACCTGCCGTGCTCGTCCTCTCCGGCGGCCGCCCCGACACCGTCTTCCAGGCCGACGTCCGCGACGGCAGGATCCACTGCGTCTACATCCTGCGGAATCCGGACAAGCTGGCGTCGATCGCCGTTTGA
- a CDS encoding alkaline phosphatase D family protein: protein MPHSSPDRSPDHNPGSNLDRSSGRSSGGSSGGDPARDLVADSGHGPRHGSPGRVGAGSPLVVPARRSVLRGSLAASAALALPAAAAGLVTAPAFALSGRPQALWGTQTGEVTAHSALVWVRSDRPARMIVEAAPTESFRHGVRRWTGPLLGPATDFTGTTALHGLPPGRQVHYRVLLADPDDPRRTGEPVHGTFRTAPERRRDGVRFLWSGDLAGQGWGINPELGGYRVFEEMRRLDPDFFLFSGDTVYADGPILPSVPLRDGRIWRNVTTEEKSKVAETLDEFRGAFRYNLLDANLRSFYAQVPVIAQWDDHEVRNNWYPGQLLDDPRYVVKDVDVLAGRARQAFGEYFASPGAAPSARGAARAPAAAPGAALPAGSGSAHSGGRSDGRMYRVVRQGPLLDVFVLDMRTYRNANSPGGQAQDPAGILGADQLAWLKRELARSRAVWKVIASDMPLGIVVADGATNFEAVAQGDPGAPLGRELQIADLLRFVKHRRITGTVWLTADVHYTSAQHYAPERAAFSDFAPFWEFVSGPIGAGGFPSGRLDATFGPEMVFVQSAPLANMSPAEHPPYYGEVDIDGDSGELTVRLRREGGAVLFTRVLQPGRVGQ, encoded by the coding sequence ATGCCGCACAGCAGCCCCGACCGCAGCCCCGACCACAACCCCGGCAGCAACCTCGACCGAAGCTCCGGCCGCAGCTCCGGCGGCAGCTCCGGCGGCGACCCGGCCCGCGACCTCGTCGCAGATTCGGGCCACGGCCCCCGGCACGGCTCTCCCGGCAGAGTCGGCGCCGGCTCCCCGCTCGTCGTTCCGGCGCGCCGTTCCGTGCTGCGCGGGTCCCTGGCCGCCTCGGCCGCGCTCGCCCTGCCCGCAGCAGCCGCCGGACTGGTCACCGCGCCGGCGTTCGCGCTCTCCGGCCGGCCGCAGGCCCTGTGGGGCACGCAGACCGGCGAGGTGACCGCCCACTCGGCGCTGGTGTGGGTGCGTTCCGACCGCCCCGCCCGGATGATCGTCGAGGCCGCGCCCACCGAGTCCTTCCGCCACGGCGTGCGCCGCTGGACCGGCCCGCTGCTCGGCCCCGCCACCGACTTCACCGGCACCACGGCGCTGCACGGCCTGCCGCCCGGCCGACAGGTCCACTACCGGGTGCTGCTCGCCGACCCGGACGACCCGCGCCGCACCGGCGAACCGGTCCACGGCACGTTCCGCACCGCCCCGGAGCGCCGCCGCGACGGCGTCCGCTTCCTGTGGTCGGGCGACCTGGCCGGTCAGGGCTGGGGCATCAACCCCGAACTCGGCGGCTACCGCGTCTTCGAGGAAATGCGGCGCCTCGACCCGGACTTCTTCCTGTTCAGCGGGGACACGGTGTACGCCGACGGCCCGATCCTGCCGTCCGTCCCGCTGCGCGACGGGCGGATCTGGCGCAACGTCACCACCGAGGAGAAGTCGAAGGTCGCCGAGACGCTGGACGAGTTCCGGGGCGCGTTCCGCTACAACCTGCTGGACGCCAACCTGCGGTCGTTCTACGCGCAGGTGCCGGTGATCGCCCAGTGGGACGACCACGAGGTGCGCAACAACTGGTACCCGGGGCAGCTGCTCGACGACCCCCGATACGTCGTCAAGGACGTGGACGTGCTCGCCGGCCGGGCCCGTCAGGCCTTCGGCGAGTACTTCGCCTCACCGGGCGCCGCGCCGAGCGCACGGGGAGCCGCACGGGCACCGGCTGCCGCACCGGGCGCGGCGCTGCCCGCCGGATCGGGTTCCGCGCACTCCGGTGGGCGCTCCGACGGGCGGATGTACCGGGTGGTCCGCCAGGGCCCGCTGCTCGACGTGTTCGTCCTCGACATGCGCACGTACCGCAACGCCAACTCGCCGGGCGGCCAGGCCCAGGACCCGGCCGGCATCCTGGGGGCCGACCAACTGGCCTGGCTCAAGCGGGAGCTGGCCCGGTCCCGCGCGGTGTGGAAGGTCATCGCCTCCGACATGCCGCTGGGCATCGTGGTGGCCGACGGCGCCACGAACTTCGAGGCGGTGGCCCAGGGCGACCCGGGCGCACCGCTGGGCCGCGAGCTCCAGATCGCCGACCTGCTGCGGTTCGTCAAGCACCGCCGGATCACGGGCACGGTGTGGCTCACCGCCGACGTGCACTACACCTCCGCCCAGCACTACGCCCCCGAGCGGGCGGCGTTCTCCGACTTCGCCCCGTTCTGGGAGTTCGTCTCCGGCCCCATCGGGGCTGGCGGTTTCCCGTCCGGGCGGCTGGACGCCACGTTCGGTCCCGAGATGGTGTTCGTGCAGTCGGCTCCGCTCGCGAACATGTCCCCGGCCGAACACCCGCCGTACTACGGTGAGGTCGACATCGACGGGGACAGCGGCGAGCTGACCGTTCGGCTGCGCCGCGAAGGCGGAGCGGTGCTGTTCACCCGCGTCCTGCAGCCGGGACGGGTGGGTCAGTAG
- a CDS encoding GNAT family N-acetyltransferase, giving the protein MTDRTSAAPAAPAGAAAPHARRHHWRRDLVELAALFTAVAVADAIANTIAHGPHGPVLLVASAVALLITTAFHTWWARRHSHAPPPPTPGPTGSTAGTHAAGAGTADHADAPPALWRMRTTVRDEPGSLAALCTALATHRVDILTLQTHPLADGTVDEFLLRAPQDLPAADLTRAVSRAGGHSTWIERADAHDLVDAPTRILGLATRTALDAAELPLALRQLLGRCTIHSLPATTLSGRPTGADAPVEGVLEATLMRLRDPSGGAITIERPHLPFTPTEFARARALVELDARLGVRVPRSQDVLTLPEGNEITVRRADPSDVPAARAMHDRCSDRTLGLRYHGPVADADRYLSHLLSPRFGRTLAAQTASGKLVALGHLLWDGDETEVALLIEDAWQRRGIGSELLRRLVALAVEAGCDSVYAVTQSSNTGMVAAMRGLGLPLDYQIEEGTLVITARLDAMKARRSRPAYELTPERPYSLPGGAAEE; this is encoded by the coding sequence ATGACTGACCGTACCTCTGCCGCCCCTGCCGCCCCCGCCGGCGCCGCCGCCCCGCACGCCCGCCGCCACCACTGGCGCCGCGACCTCGTCGAGCTCGCCGCGCTCTTCACCGCCGTCGCCGTGGCGGACGCGATCGCGAACACGATCGCGCACGGCCCGCACGGCCCGGTGCTGCTCGTCGCCTCGGCGGTCGCCCTGCTCATCACGACCGCCTTCCACACCTGGTGGGCCCGCCGCCACAGCCATGCCCCGCCGCCCCCGACCCCCGGCCCGACCGGCAGCACCGCCGGCACGCATGCCGCGGGGGCGGGCACGGCCGACCACGCCGACGCGCCCCCCGCCCTGTGGCGGATGCGGACCACCGTGCGCGACGAGCCGGGCAGCCTCGCCGCGCTGTGCACCGCCCTCGCCACCCACCGCGTCGACATCCTCACCCTCCAGACCCACCCGCTGGCCGACGGCACCGTCGACGAGTTCCTGCTCCGCGCCCCGCAGGACCTGCCCGCCGCCGACCTGACCCGCGCCGTGTCCCGGGCCGGCGGCCACAGCACCTGGATCGAGCGGGCCGACGCCCACGACCTGGTGGACGCCCCGACCCGGATCCTGGGCCTCGCCACCCGCACCGCGCTCGACGCCGCCGAACTCCCGCTCGCCCTGCGCCAGCTGCTCGGCCGCTGCACCATCCACTCGCTGCCCGCCACCACCCTCTCCGGCCGCCCGACCGGCGCGGACGCCCCGGTCGAGGGGGTGCTGGAAGCGACCCTGATGCGGCTGCGCGACCCGTCCGGCGGTGCGATCACCATCGAGCGCCCCCATCTCCCCTTCACCCCCACCGAGTTCGCGCGGGCCCGCGCCCTCGTCGAGCTCGACGCCCGGCTCGGCGTCCGGGTGCCGCGCAGTCAGGACGTCCTGACCCTGCCCGAGGGCAACGAGATCACCGTGCGCCGCGCGGACCCGTCCGACGTGCCGGCCGCCCGCGCCATGCACGACCGCTGCTCCGACCGCACCCTGGGCCTGCGCTACCACGGCCCGGTCGCCGACGCCGACCGCTACCTCTCGCACCTGCTGAGCCCGCGCTTCGGGCGCACCCTGGCCGCCCAGACCGCCTCCGGCAAGCTGGTCGCCCTCGGCCACCTGCTGTGGGACGGCGACGAGACCGAGGTCGCGCTGCTGATCGAGGACGCCTGGCAGCGCCGCGGCATCGGGTCCGAGCTGCTGCGCCGGCTGGTCGCGCTCGCCGTCGAGGCCGGCTGCGACAGCGTCTACGCGGTCACCCAGTCCTCCAACACCGGGATGGTGGCGGCCATGCGCGGTCTCGGGCTGCCCCTCGACTACCAGATCGAGGAGGGCACGCTGGTGATCACGGCGCGCCTCGACGCCATGAAGGCGCGCCGGTCCCGGCCCGCGTACGAGCTGACGCCGGAGCGCCCGTACAGCCTCCCCGGCGGCGCCGCCGAGGAGTGA
- a CDS encoding DUF885 domain-containing protein, translating to MSDTLSGSQLPRQVADAYVDALIALDPITGTYLGVAESSSKLPDFSPAGREAVAELARTTLDKLTAAERLPGGDSDAERRCARLLRERLTAELAVHEADEDLRAVSNIHSPVHSVREVFTLTPADTDEDWAAIAERLRAVPDALEGYRACLALGLERELYGAPRPTATFVGQLTAWAGEDEGAAFFDEFAAGGPEALAGELGEAAKGATAAVVALRDWMRDVYAPAVEGRPETVGRERYARWSRYFNGTDLDLDEAYAYGWSEYHRLLGEMKAEADKILPGSDPWEALRHLDEHGTHIEGVDEVQAWLQGLMDEAIEALDGTHFELAERVRKVESRIAPPGGAAAPYYTGPSEDFSRPGRTWLPTMGATRFPVYDLVSTWYHEGVPGHHLQIAQWAHVADQLSRYQATVGIVSANAEGWALYAERLMDELGFLKDAEQRLGYLDCQMMRACRVIVDIGMHLGLEIPADSPFRPGERWTPDLAQEFFGLHSGRPADFVVSELTRYLSMPGQAVGYKLGERAWLLGRDNARAAHGDAFDAKAWHMAALSQGSLGLDDLVDELSKL from the coding sequence ATGTCAGACACCCTCTCCGGCAGCCAGCTGCCCCGCCAGGTCGCCGATGCGTACGTCGACGCCCTCATCGCACTCGACCCGATCACCGGCACCTACCTCGGTGTCGCCGAGAGCTCCTCGAAGCTCCCGGACTTCTCTCCGGCCGGCCGGGAGGCCGTCGCCGAGCTGGCCCGGACCACCCTGGACAAGCTGACCGCCGCGGAGCGGCTGCCGGGCGGCGACAGTGACGCCGAGCGTCGCTGCGCCCGGCTGCTGCGCGAGCGACTCACCGCCGAACTCGCCGTGCACGAGGCCGACGAGGACCTGCGCGCGGTCAGCAACATCCACTCCCCCGTGCATTCGGTGCGCGAGGTGTTCACCCTCACCCCGGCCGACACCGACGAGGACTGGGCGGCGATCGCCGAGCGCCTGCGGGCCGTCCCGGACGCCCTCGAGGGCTACCGGGCGTGCCTCGCACTCGGCCTGGAGCGCGAGCTGTACGGCGCCCCGCGGCCCACCGCGACCTTCGTGGGCCAGCTCACCGCGTGGGCCGGCGAGGACGAGGGCGCCGCCTTCTTCGACGAGTTCGCCGCGGGCGGCCCCGAGGCGCTCGCCGGTGAACTGGGCGAGGCCGCCAAGGGCGCCACGGCCGCGGTCGTCGCGCTGCGCGACTGGATGCGCGACGTGTACGCGCCCGCCGTCGAGGGCCGGCCGGAGACGGTGGGCCGCGAGCGGTACGCCCGCTGGTCGCGCTACTTCAACGGCACCGACCTGGACCTGGACGAGGCGTACGCGTACGGCTGGTCGGAGTACCACCGGCTGCTCGGCGAGATGAAGGCCGAGGCGGACAAGATCCTGCCCGGCTCGGACCCGTGGGAGGCGCTGCGCCACCTCGACGAGCACGGCACCCACATCGAGGGCGTGGACGAGGTCCAGGCCTGGCTGCAGGGCCTGATGGACGAGGCCATCGAGGCGCTCGACGGCACGCACTTCGAACTCGCCGAGCGCGTGCGCAAGGTGGAGTCCCGGATCGCGCCGCCCGGCGGCGCGGCCGCCCCGTACTACACGGGCCCGTCCGAGGACTTCTCGCGCCCGGGCCGGACCTGGCTGCCGACCATGGGGGCGACCCGCTTCCCGGTCTACGACCTGGTGTCGACCTGGTACCACGAGGGCGTGCCGGGCCACCACCTGCAGATCGCGCAGTGGGCGCACGTCGCCGACCAGCTGTCGCGCTACCAGGCGACGGTCGGCATCGTCAGCGCCAACGCCGAGGGCTGGGCGCTGTACGCGGAGCGGCTCATGGACGAGCTGGGCTTCCTCAAGGACGCCGAGCAGCGGCTGGGCTACCTGGACTGCCAGATGATGCGCGCCTGCCGGGTGATCGTCGACATCGGCATGCACCTGGGCCTGGAGATCCCGGCGGACTCGCCGTTCCGTCCGGGCGAGCGCTGGACCCCCGACCTGGCGCAGGAGTTCTTCGGGCTGCACAGCGGCCGCCCGGCGGACTTCGTGGTCAGCGAGCTGACCCGCTACCTGTCGATGCCGGGCCAGGCCGTCGGCTACAAGCTGGGCGAGCGCGCCTGGCTGCTGGGCCGCGACAACGCGCGGGCCGCGCACGGCGACGCCTTCGACGCGAAGGCCTGGCACATGGCCGCGCTGTCGCAGGGCTCGCTGGGTCTGGACGACCTGGTCGACGAGCTGTCCAAGCTCTGA
- a CDS encoding alpha/beta fold hydrolase yields MTATVSFTIDSVLGPRKATVAYERRGAGEPLLLLHGIGHHLQAWHPVLDVLASEYDVVAVDLPGFGTSEPLPAGVPYDLETVVPALGALCGALGLDRPHVAGNSLGGLLALEMGRTGRARSVTALSPAGFWTEAERRYAFATLLAMRAGARALPRPALDRLARSAPGRAALTGTIYARPGRRSPEAVVAETLALRGATGFGRTLAAGGSVRFTDDVPGLPVTIAWGSRDRLLLRRQGVRAKHTVPGARLVRLPGCGHVPMHDDPALVSRVIVDTARAAALPVT; encoded by the coding sequence ATGACCGCCACGGTCTCGTTCACGATCGACTCCGTCCTCGGCCCCCGGAAGGCGACGGTCGCCTACGAGCGGCGCGGGGCGGGCGAACCGCTCCTGCTGCTCCACGGCATCGGCCACCACCTCCAGGCCTGGCACCCGGTGCTGGACGTCCTCGCCTCGGAGTACGACGTCGTGGCCGTGGACCTGCCGGGGTTCGGCACCTCCGAGCCGCTGCCGGCCGGGGTGCCGTACGACCTGGAGACGGTGGTCCCCGCGCTCGGCGCGCTCTGCGGGGCGCTCGGGCTGGACCGCCCGCACGTCGCCGGGAATTCCCTGGGCGGACTGCTCGCGCTGGAGATGGGCCGGACCGGGCGGGCCCGCTCGGTCACCGCCCTGTCCCCCGCCGGCTTCTGGACCGAGGCCGAGCGCCGCTACGCCTTCGCCACCCTGCTCGCGATGAGGGCCGGCGCGCGGGCGCTGCCGCGGCCCGCGCTGGACCGGCTCGCCCGCAGCGCCCCCGGCCGCGCCGCCCTCACCGGCACCATCTACGCCCGGCCCGGGCGCCGCTCCCCCGAGGCCGTCGTCGCGGAGACCCTCGCCCTGCGCGGGGCCACCGGTTTCGGCCGGACGCTGGCCGCGGGCGGCTCCGTACGGTTCACGGACGACGTGCCGGGGCTGCCCGTGACCATCGCCTGGGGCAGCCGGGACCGGCTGCTGTTGCGCCGCCAGGGGGTGCGCGCGAAGCACACGGTGCCCGGCGCCCGGCTGGTGCGGCTGCCCGGCTGCGGCCATGTCCCCATGCACGACGACCCCGCGCTGGTCTCGCGGGTGATCGTGGACACCGCCCGCGCCGCCGCCCTCCCGGTCACGTAG
- a CDS encoding rhodanese-like domain-containing protein: MTTTQNPTTAPAANPVLRVPPATPAAAAAYFAASLAFHADVSDVAAAFKAHREEGAELGFVLLDSRSTPSWDQAHVPGAIHLPTALIAEQAERLLDKNVPVVTYCWGPGCNGGTRSALALAELGYQVKEMLGGIEYWIREGFEVETWQGTERRPEADPLTAPTDSDDCGC, encoded by the coding sequence ATGACGACGACGCAGAACCCCACCACCGCCCCCGCCGCCAACCCCGTGCTCCGGGTGCCGCCGGCCACCCCCGCCGCCGCAGCGGCCTACTTCGCCGCGAGCCTGGCCTTCCACGCGGACGTGTCGGACGTCGCCGCCGCCTTCAAGGCGCACCGCGAAGAGGGTGCCGAGCTTGGCTTCGTCCTCCTCGACTCCCGTTCCACCCCGTCCTGGGACCAGGCGCACGTGCCCGGCGCGATCCACCTGCCCACCGCGCTCATCGCCGAGCAGGCCGAGCGGCTCCTCGACAAGAACGTGCCGGTCGTGACGTACTGCTGGGGCCCGGGCTGCAACGGCGGCACGCGCTCCGCGCTCGCGCTGGCCGAACTCGGCTACCAGGTCAAGGAGATGCTCGGCGGCATCGAGTACTGGATCCGCGAGGGCTTCGAGGTCGAGACCTGGCAGGGCACCGAGCGGCGCCCCGAGGCCGACCCGCTGACCGCGCCCACCGACTCGGACGACTGCGGCTGCTGA
- a CDS encoding Lrp/AsnC family transcriptional regulator, with product MTAYSPDATDWRILEALQRDGRASFADLARAVSMSASAVTERVRRLEEAGVITGYTAVVDHEKLGKSILALVRLRYPHGNYKPFHDLLDVTPDILEAHHVTGDDCFVLKVAARSMRHLEEVAGRISALGPVTTSIVYSSPLARRPLSP from the coding sequence ATGACCGCTTATTCCCCTGACGCCACTGACTGGCGCATCCTCGAAGCCCTCCAGCGCGACGGCCGGGCCAGCTTCGCCGACCTCGCCCGCGCCGTCTCGATGTCCGCGAGCGCCGTCACCGAGCGGGTCCGCCGGCTGGAGGAGGCCGGGGTGATCACCGGCTACACGGCGGTGGTCGACCACGAGAAGCTGGGCAAGTCGATCCTGGCCCTGGTCCGGCTGCGCTATCCGCACGGCAACTACAAGCCGTTCCACGATCTGCTGGACGTCACGCCCGACATCCTGGAGGCCCATCACGTCACGGGCGACGACTGCTTCGTCCTCAAGGTCGCGGCCCGGTCGATGCGCCACCTGGAGGAGGTCGCCGGCAGGATCTCCGCACTCGGCCCGGTGACCACGAGCATCGTCTACTCCTCGCCGCTGGCGCGGCGGCCGCTCAGTCCGTGA
- a CDS encoding response regulator transcription factor gives MPITVLLVDDEPLVRAGLRAVLEAQPDIEVVGEAADGAAVVPLVRQLRPDVVAMDVRMPLLDGIEATKAVLRTVDAPPKILVVTTFENDEYVYQALRAGADGFLLKRARPAEIVHAVRLVAEGETLLFPTALRALAAEYGNRAARQALERAALTEREEAVLRLMARGLSNAEIASEMYVGTETVKSHVSAVLTKLGARDRTQAVIAAYESGFVAPA, from the coding sequence ATGCCGATCACCGTGCTTCTCGTCGACGACGAGCCCCTCGTGCGCGCGGGCCTGCGCGCGGTCCTGGAGGCCCAGCCCGATATCGAGGTCGTGGGCGAGGCCGCCGACGGGGCGGCCGTCGTGCCGCTGGTGCGGCAACTGCGGCCGGACGTGGTCGCGATGGACGTCCGGATGCCGCTGCTGGACGGCATCGAGGCCACCAAGGCGGTGCTGCGGACGGTCGACGCTCCGCCGAAGATCCTGGTCGTCACCACGTTCGAGAACGACGAGTACGTGTACCAGGCGTTGCGGGCGGGGGCTGACGGGTTCCTGCTGAAGCGGGCCCGGCCGGCGGAGATCGTGCACGCGGTGCGGCTGGTGGCGGAGGGCGAGACGCTGCTGTTCCCCACGGCGTTGCGGGCGCTCGCGGCGGAGTACGGAAACCGGGCGGCCCGGCAGGCACTGGAGCGGGCGGCACTGACGGAGCGGGAGGAGGCGGTGCTGAGGCTGATGGCGCGCGGTCTGTCGAACGCGGAGATCGCCTCGGAGATGTACGTGGGCACAGAGACGGTGAAGAGCCATGTCAGCGCGGTGCTGACGAAACTGGGGGCGCGGGACCGCACCCAGGCCGTCATCGCGGCGTACGAGTCGGGGTTCGTGGCGCCCGCCTGA
- a CDS encoding GntR family transcriptional regulator: MGTTQLESVPEPKYWHLKTVLSEALDQDFAVGEVLPNERDLAARFGVARATLRQALEQLELEGRLQRRRGVGTTVAPPRVGVDVGGARRSWPGEAGDGWQPVDAAETLPSAAISRLLGVSTSQAVHTVRRTRVTQGQPVAAELLHVPAVSVPGLSGIDAPAGPARARAVLRELQRLELLGQDRAVELGSARADDAKELDRLPGAPVLVVTTRYFTAAGTAAVSVATYRADTCRLTFGASGDVEIHEDEPRQAS; encoded by the coding sequence GTGGGGACCACGCAGCTCGAATCGGTACCGGAGCCGAAGTACTGGCACCTCAAGACCGTGCTCAGCGAGGCGCTCGACCAGGATTTCGCCGTCGGCGAGGTCCTTCCCAACGAGCGTGACCTGGCTGCCCGCTTCGGCGTCGCACGCGCCACTCTCCGGCAGGCGCTGGAGCAACTGGAGCTGGAAGGCCGACTGCAGCGACGCCGCGGTGTCGGCACCACCGTCGCTCCGCCGCGGGTCGGCGTCGATGTGGGCGGCGCCCGGCGCAGCTGGCCCGGCGAAGCGGGCGACGGCTGGCAGCCCGTCGACGCCGCCGAGACGCTCCCCTCCGCCGCGATCTCCCGCCTGCTCGGCGTGAGCACCTCGCAGGCCGTGCACACCGTGCGCCGCACCCGTGTCACCCAGGGGCAGCCGGTGGCAGCGGAACTCCTCCACGTCCCGGCCGTGTCCGTGCCCGGCCTCTCCGGCATCGACGCACCGGCCGGACCGGCCCGCGCCCGCGCCGTGCTCCGCGAACTCCAGCGCCTGGAGCTGCTCGGCCAGGACCGCGCCGTCGAGCTCGGCTCCGCCCGCGCGGACGACGCGAAGGAACTGGACCGGCTTCCCGGCGCCCCGGTCCTGGTGGTCACCACCCGCTACTTCACCGCCGCCGGCACCGCCGCCGTCTCCGTGGCCACCTACCGCGCCGACACCTGCCGCCTCACCTTCGGCGCCTCGGGCGACGTGGAAATCCACGAAGACGAACCCCGTCAAGCCTCCTGA
- a CDS encoding ROK family transcriptional regulator: MGQLTGGDPSLLRRINSAVVLRALRAAGSPTLTDLTRVTGLSRPTVEGVVEGLMASGLVVEAVAEEGARRQGRPARRFRFRTEAGHLLGIEIGSHRVAALLSGLDGRVIGAGTKEVAETASSDERLEKVRATVADLLRRAGVPRDSLRAVGVGSPGIVEADGTVRLGTALPGWTGLPLGDRLRRSFRCPVHVENDANAAAVAEHWKGAAQETDDVVFVMAGLSPGAGSLIGGRLHRGFGGAAGEIGALHLLGRDVTPERLLSTTSEPLHPLDEAAVAKVFAEARRGDERAVAAVERFIQRLVHDVAALVLAIDPELVVVGGWAAGLDGVLEPLRQELARYCLRPPRVALSLLGEAAVATGALRLALDHVEEELFAVDKTVTARR, from the coding sequence TTGGGGCAGCTGACCGGCGGGGATCCCTCTCTGCTCCGGCGGATCAATTCCGCCGTGGTGCTGCGCGCGCTGCGCGCGGCGGGATCACCGACACTGACCGACCTGACCCGGGTGACCGGGCTGTCCCGGCCCACCGTCGAAGGTGTGGTCGAGGGACTCATGGCGTCCGGCCTGGTGGTCGAGGCCGTTGCCGAAGAGGGCGCCCGCAGGCAGGGGCGGCCCGCGCGGAGGTTCCGCTTCCGGACCGAGGCGGGGCATCTGCTCGGGATCGAGATCGGCTCGCACCGGGTCGCGGCGCTGCTGTCCGGGCTGGACGGGCGGGTGATCGGAGCGGGGACCAAGGAGGTTGCCGAGACGGCTTCCAGTGACGAGCGCCTGGAGAAGGTTCGGGCGACCGTGGCCGACCTGCTGCGGCGGGCCGGGGTGCCGCGCGACTCGCTGCGGGCCGTGGGCGTGGGCAGTCCTGGGATCGTCGAGGCGGACGGCACGGTACGGCTGGGCACGGCGCTGCCGGGGTGGACCGGGCTGCCGCTGGGCGACCGGCTGCGGCGGTCGTTCCGTTGCCCGGTACATGTCGAGAACGACGCGAACGCCGCGGCCGTCGCCGAGCACTGGAAGGGCGCGGCGCAGGAAACCGACGACGTGGTGTTCGTGATGGCGGGCCTCAGCCCGGGGGCCGGGTCGCTGATCGGCGGGCGGCTGCACCGGGGGTTCGGCGGCGCGGCGGGCGAGATCGGCGCGCTGCACCTGCTGGGCCGCGACGTGACCCCGGAGCGGCTGCTGTCGACGACGAGCGAACCACTGCATCCGCTGGACGAGGCGGCCGTCGCGAAGGTCTTCGCGGAGGCGCGGCGGGGTGACGAGCGGGCCGTGGCGGCGGTGGAGCGGTTCATCCAGCGGCTGGTGCACGACGTGGCGGCGCTGGTGCTGGCCATCGACCCGGAGCTGGTCGTGGTGGGCGGCTGGGCTGCGGGGCTCGACGGGGTGCTGGAGCCGCTGCGCCAGGAGCTGGCGCGGTACTGCCTGCGGCCGCCGCGGGTGGCGCTGTCCCTGCTCGGCGAGGCCGCCGTGGCCACGGGCGCGCTGCGGCTGGCGCTGGACCACGTGGAGGAAGAGCTGTTCGCCGTCGACAAGACGGTGACGGCCCGCCGCTGA